The following proteins come from a genomic window of Anguilla rostrata isolate EN2019 chromosome 17, ASM1855537v3, whole genome shotgun sequence:
- the LOC135243426 gene encoding ORM1-like protein 3 has product MNVGTAHSEVNPNTQVMNSRGMWLSYVLGIGLLHIVLLSIPFASVPVVWTLTNLIHNLCMYLLLHTVKGTPFETPDQGKARLLTHWEQMDYGVQFTASRKFLTITPIVMYFLTSFYTKYDWVHFVVNTVSLLTVLIPKLPQLHGVRIFGINKY; this is encoded by the exons ATGAACGTGGGCACGGCGCACAGCGAGGTGAACCCCAACACGCAGGTGATGAACAGCCGGGGCATGTGGCTGTCCTACGTCCTGGGCATCGGCCTGCTGCACATCGTGCTCCTCAGCATCCCCTTCGCCAGCGTGCCCGTGGTCTGGACCCTCACCAACCTCATCCACAACCTG TGCATGTACCTCTTACTGCACACGGTGAAGGGGACCCCCTTTGAGACCCCGGACCAGGGCAAGGCCCGCCTCCTCACACACTGGGAGCAGATGGACTACGGCGTGCAGTTCACCGCCTCCCGCAAATTCCTCACCATCACTCCCATTGTCAT GTATTTCCTCACCAGCTTTTACACCAAGTACGACTGGGTCCACTTTGTGGTCAACACCGTCTCCCTGCTGACCGTGCTCATTCCCAAACTGCCCCAGCTGCACGGGGTCCGCATCTTCGGCATCAACAAGTACTga